A DNA window from Aureibaculum sp. 2308TA14-22 contains the following coding sequences:
- a CDS encoding DoxX family protein, whose amino-acid sequence MTSKIYFILRLVVAFILVQTLYFKFSAHPDSVHIFSTLGLEPYGRIGIGILELIAAILLFIPKTVWMGALLSLGIISGAIFSHLTELGIEVNGDGGKVFYMAIIVFVLSAIILLKNRKNIPFINKKV is encoded by the coding sequence ATGACCTCAAAAATTTATTTTATTTTAAGATTAGTGGTTGCATTTATTTTAGTTCAAACATTATACTTTAAATTTTCAGCACATCCGGATAGTGTTCATATATTTAGCACATTAGGACTTGAACCTTACGGCAGAATTGGAATTGGAATATTAGAATTAATTGCGGCAATTTTATTATTTATTCCAAAAACAGTTTGGATGGGTGCCTTATTATCATTGGGTATTATTTCAGGTGCTATATTCTCTCACCTCACAGAATTAGGCATTGAAGTAAATGGAGATGGTGGCAAAGTTTTTTATATGGCAATTATTGTCTTTGTTTTATCTGCTATCATTTTGCTAAAAAACAGAAAAAACATACCATTTATTAATAAAAAAGTGTAA
- a CDS encoding SanA/YdcF family protein, which yields MKKRFKYVLLAIVIIPLLMIFIANYSVVSTSKDKIFDDTSTINSNKVGLVLGTSKLLKNGRINLFYQYRVDAAVALYKAGKIKFILVSGDNCTVDNDEPTDFKNDLIAGGIPAEKIFLDYAGFRTLDSVVRAKEIFGLTEVTFISQKFHNERAIYLAEKNGIKAIGFNAKDVGGQSGTKVMLREYLARVKVFVDLLLGVEPHFLGEKIEIK from the coding sequence GTGAAAAAGCGTTTTAAATACGTACTATTGGCTATTGTCATTATCCCATTATTGATGATTTTTATTGCTAATTATAGTGTTGTAAGTACATCAAAAGATAAAATATTTGATGATACTTCAACTATAAATTCGAATAAGGTTGGTTTAGTATTGGGTACTTCTAAGCTGTTAAAAAATGGACGTATTAATTTATTCTATCAATATAGAGTTGATGCCGCTGTGGCATTATATAAAGCTGGAAAAATTAAATTTATTTTAGTCAGTGGCGATAACTGCACAGTAGATAACGATGAACCAACAGATTTTAAAAACGATTTGATAGCAGGAGGAATTCCAGCTGAAAAAATATTTTTGGACTACGCTGGGTTTAGAACCTTAGATTCTGTAGTTAGAGCCAAGGAAATCTTCGGATTAACTGAAGTTACTTTTATTTCTCAAAAATTTCATAACGAAAGAGCTATTTATCTTGCCGAAAAAAATGGAATTAAAGCTATAGGTTTTAATGCAAAAGATGTTGGAGGGCAATCTGGAACAAAAGTGATGTTAAGAGAATATTTGGCTAGAGTAAAAGTTTTTGTTGACTTACTATTAGGTGTAGAGCCTCATTTTTTAGGTGAAAAAATTGAAATAAAATAA
- the guaA gene encoding glutamine-hydrolyzing GMP synthase — translation MQEKVLILDFGSQVTQLIARRIRELNIFCEIFPYNSTNFNADDYKAVILSGSPCSVNAEDAPQPDLSKIKGRKPLLGICYGAQYLVHFYGGKVGASNTREYGRAKLSYLDHNEDFFTNVNEGSQVWMSHSDTILELPKGYKNIASTEDVVYAAYKIEEEDTYAIQFHPEVYHTKDGKQILENFLVKIAKVAQSWTPDSFVDSTVDRLKEQLGDDKVVLGLSGGVDSTVAAVLLDKAIGKNLYCIFVNNGLLRKNEFENVLNQYEHMGLNVKGVDASARFLKALEGISEPELKRKAIGGTFIEVFDDEAHHIKDVKWLAQGTIYPDVIESVSVSGGPSATIKSHHNVGGLPDFMKLKIVEPLRMIFKDEVRRVGTSMGIDAELLGRHPFPGPGLGIRILGDITAEKVRILQEVDAIFVDGLKKWNLYNGVWQAGAMLLPVNSVGVMGDERTYEKVVALRAVSSTDGMTADWVNLPYEFLQETSNKIINGVRGVNRVVYDISSKPPATIEWE, via the coding sequence ATGCAAGAAAAAGTCCTAATTCTAGATTTTGGTTCACAAGTAACCCAACTCATTGCTCGTCGCATTAGAGAGCTAAATATATTTTGCGAAATTTTCCCATATAATAGTACCAATTTTAATGCTGACGATTACAAAGCTGTTATTTTATCCGGTAGTCCGTGTTCGGTAAATGCTGAAGATGCTCCTCAACCTGATTTATCAAAAATAAAAGGGAGAAAACCTTTGTTGGGTATTTGTTATGGGGCTCAATATCTAGTGCACTTTTATGGTGGTAAAGTCGGTGCGTCAAATACCAGAGAGTACGGAAGGGCAAAACTTTCTTACCTAGATCATAATGAAGATTTTTTCACCAATGTAAATGAAGGTAGTCAAGTTTGGATGAGCCATTCTGATACTATTTTAGAGTTGCCAAAGGGTTATAAAAATATTGCAAGTACTGAAGATGTGGTTTATGCAGCATATAAGATTGAAGAAGAAGATACTTATGCCATTCAATTTCATCCTGAAGTATATCATACTAAAGATGGTAAACAGATATTAGAAAATTTTTTAGTTAAAATTGCTAAGGTGGCTCAGAGTTGGACGCCTGATTCTTTTGTGGACTCCACTGTGGATAGACTAAAAGAACAATTAGGAGATGATAAAGTTGTATTGGGCTTATCTGGAGGTGTAGATTCCACAGTTGCTGCGGTACTTTTAGATAAAGCCATTGGCAAAAATTTATATTGTATTTTTGTTAATAATGGTTTGTTGCGTAAGAATGAATTTGAAAACGTATTAAACCAGTATGAGCATATGGGTTTAAACGTTAAGGGCGTAGATGCTTCGGCACGTTTTTTGAAAGCTCTTGAGGGAATTTCGGAACCTGAATTAAAACGTAAAGCCATTGGTGGTACATTTATTGAAGTTTTTGATGACGAAGCACATCATATTAAAGATGTAAAATGGTTAGCACAAGGTACTATTTATCCTGATGTAATTGAATCGGTTTCTGTGAGCGGTGGCCCATCTGCCACTATTAAGAGTCATCATAATGTAGGCGGTTTGCCAGATTTTATGAAATTAAAAATCGTAGAACCTTTACGGATGATTTTTAAAGATGAAGTTAGGAGAGTTGGAACGTCTATGGGAATTGATGCTGAATTATTGGGCAGACACCCTTTTCCGGGCCCAGGGTTGGGAATTAGGATTCTAGGTGATATTACAGCCGAGAAAGTAAGGATATTACAAGAAGTAGATGCTATTTTTGTAGATGGTCTAAAAAAATGGAATTTATATAATGGTGTTTGGCAGGCAGGAGCAATGTTGTTACCTGTTAATTCAGTAGGCGTAATGGGAGATGAGCGTACTTATGAAAAAGTTGTAGCTTTGAGAGCCGTTTCATCAACTGATGGCATGACTGCTGATTGGGTAAATTTACCTTATGAGTTTTTGCAGGAAACGTCAAATAAAATTATAAATGGTGTAAGAGGGGTAAACAGAGTAGTATATGATATTAGTTCTAAACCACCAGCAACAATTGAGTGGGAGTAA
- a CDS encoding LysM peptidoglycan-binding domain-containing protein: MNKIKLTILLFFLVAASVFSQEKKYITHQVKKGETVFSITQKFSISKADFLKLNPDIKNNEVSIDQVVIVPNSAYKAIPNIEDGDYVLDGFLYHKVLPQENYFRFRKEYGASKRVLRKHNEVLRVGDLKAGQVIKIPVRRGYKVKVKEVKAEDKTVKPYLVKPKETKYMISRRYGISVEELEKMNPKIKEGLKADTIINVPNRKEIPDAINDDSITHQIEKGETLFSLSQKFEISQEQLVLNNPELKNGVKVGEVIRIPKVLTLDSSQSFSENFSLNNNLKVAILLPFTTGKSSLDFDTDRTLNIVTDFYLGAEMALDSLKKQGVSISAKVFDTKSKLTEVSKIIKTNQFNDVDAVIGPLFLNNVKFVSQSLGSQNTAIISPLSSKDHSVFASKNTIQDTPSEEELSQKVLDYVKENFKDENLVVIKDDIKENQLQYTKQIGELRKIDSLGKLKILSPEKGYIRPDFFKRSILDNKENWVILLSDDPSVTNDVVQNLGAMPEKINITLFALHHNVNLNGNFEKAENQHLARVNLHYATENFIDENNNNVQQFIKSYKAKNHLEPSEYAFKGFDITYDALARMATFSMVNSAFSGGASERISSKFLYTKNGNRGFINKGIFLVKYDGLNLVDVEKVPAEKIEMTE, from the coding sequence ATGAATAAAATAAAATTAACGATACTGTTATTTTTTTTAGTAGCAGCAAGTGTTTTTTCTCAAGAAAAAAAATACATAACCCATCAAGTTAAAAAGGGAGAAACTGTATTTAGTATTACTCAAAAATTTAGCATTTCAAAAGCCGATTTTTTAAAACTAAACCCAGATATTAAGAATAATGAGGTAAGTATAGATCAAGTAGTTATAGTACCAAACAGTGCTTATAAGGCTATACCTAATATTGAAGATGGTGATTATGTGTTGGATGGGTTTTTATATCATAAAGTTTTACCACAGGAAAACTATTTTAGATTTAGAAAAGAATATGGAGCTTCTAAACGTGTACTTAGAAAACACAACGAAGTGCTAAGAGTAGGTGATTTAAAAGCAGGGCAAGTAATTAAAATACCTGTAAGAAGAGGCTATAAAGTTAAAGTTAAAGAAGTTAAAGCGGAAGATAAAACAGTAAAACCCTATTTGGTCAAACCTAAGGAAACCAAATATATGATTTCCAGACGTTACGGTATTTCAGTCGAAGAGTTGGAAAAGATGAATCCTAAGATTAAAGAGGGGCTAAAGGCTGATACTATAATTAATGTACCCAACAGAAAAGAAATTCCCGATGCGATAAATGATGATAGTATAACCCACCAAATTGAAAAAGGAGAAACCCTTTTTAGTTTAAGCCAAAAGTTTGAAATTTCTCAAGAACAATTGGTATTGAATAATCCTGAATTAAAGAATGGAGTTAAAGTAGGTGAAGTCATTAGAATCCCCAAAGTATTGACACTTGACAGTAGTCAAAGTTTTAGCGAAAACTTTTCCTTGAACAACAATTTAAAAGTAGCCATTCTACTACCGTTCACTACCGGAAAAAGCAGTTTGGATTTTGATACCGATAGAACCTTAAATATTGTAACCGATTTTTATTTAGGAGCAGAAATGGCTTTAGACTCATTAAAAAAACAAGGGGTCTCTATTTCCGCCAAAGTTTTTGATACGAAAAGTAAACTGACTGAAGTTTCCAAAATTATAAAAACCAATCAATTTAATGATGTTGATGCCGTAATTGGACCTCTATTTTTAAATAATGTAAAATTTGTATCGCAAAGTTTAGGTAGTCAGAATACTGCGATTATTTCTCCACTTTCATCCAAAGACCATAGTGTTTTTGCTTCTAAAAATACGATACAAGACACCCCTTCAGAAGAAGAGTTGTCTCAGAAAGTGTTAGATTATGTTAAAGAGAATTTTAAAGATGAAAATTTGGTTGTTATAAAAGACGATATCAAAGAAAATCAATTGCAATACACGAAGCAAATAGGTGAATTAAGAAAGATAGATTCTTTAGGGAAATTAAAAATATTAAGTCCTGAAAAAGGTTATATCAGACCTGATTTCTTTAAAAGAAGTATACTTGATAATAAAGAGAATTGGGTAATTTTATTGTCTGATGACCCATCAGTTACGAATGATGTTGTCCAGAATTTAGGGGCTATGCCTGAAAAAATCAATATTACACTTTTTGCACTACATCATAATGTGAACCTCAATGGCAACTTTGAAAAGGCTGAAAATCAACATTTAGCAAGAGTTAATTTACACTATGCAACGGAAAATTTCATTGATGAAAATAATAATAATGTTCAACAATTTATTAAAAGTTATAAGGCTAAAAATCACCTTGAGCCTTCAGAATATGCTTTTAAAGGTTTTGATATAACTTATGATGCATTGGCTCGTATGGCTACTTTTTCCATGGTTAACAGTGCGTTTTCTGGAGGTGCATCTGAAAGAATTTCAAGTAAATTTTTATATACTAAAAATGGGAATAGAGGTTTTATAAATAAAGGTATATTTTTAGTGAAGTATGACGGACTTAACTTAGTTGATGTGGAGAAAGTACCTGCAGAAAAGATAGAAATGACTGAATAA
- a CDS encoding NUDIX hydrolase yields the protein MKQEVRKAVMAIIVNDEKKVLIGSSPRDGGYKFPQGGLDKGEYFIDGIIRELKEELAIGITEKDILQSYTETVGYVYPNEDKYIFKRQELNIVKVQFNDKMKLKPQDDEFEDLIWILPSELSNYNTYFRAEAYQKALKICGLL from the coding sequence ATGAAGCAAGAAGTTAGAAAAGCCGTAATGGCTATAATAGTAAACGACGAAAAAAAAGTTTTAATTGGTTCCTCTCCTAGAGATGGTGGTTATAAGTTTCCGCAAGGCGGTTTAGATAAAGGCGAATATTTTATTGATGGTATTATCAGGGAATTGAAAGAAGAGTTGGCTATTGGTATAACCGAAAAAGATATTTTACAAAGCTATACCGAAACTGTAGGTTATGTTTACCCTAATGAGGATAAATATATTTTTAAAAGACAAGAATTAAATATTGTTAAAGTACAATTTAACGATAAAATGAAACTTAAGCCTCAAGATGATGAGTTTGAAGATTTGATTTGGATTTTACCATCAGAGTTATCCAATTACAATACCTATTTTAGAGCTGAAGCTTATCAGAAAGCTTTAAAAATTTGCGGACTACTTTAA